Proteins encoded within one genomic window of Eleutherodactylus coqui strain aEleCoq1 chromosome 1, aEleCoq1.hap1, whole genome shotgun sequence:
- the LOC136620433 gene encoding uncharacterized protein — MTMVEKMALLLRFTFLAVVLANEAYTQLSSSSDFIISSCRRSLVQLDLPAQYVIRNYVRFSAVDENGAAHVISDSLATQCGYTISYNDWGDITFRTSLYSCYTQIMNDTYYTISVKVEISTRRDMGNAVSYMKVVSCPYVWSPREMICETNYMEVSVRRKIPVISEGVFRNEPEDWSTAFTQAVSGLMSVWQIVFHLSTTQKTTMLIDAAQSLGYGINTTESRILLRTPYNATQAIAQRIGGVTFSTVRATLFYKQRWFIFLVDNAVACPLDDVMFVNGWIVWTVPKNLSPLLTGAKIIQNSRIQFGVDLLNLTDDEILARNYDILDRNTVTVTRIPVGAVGGYYKSHSVDFQHGITYTIRPFLENMWVDDAWGVSKYTIIKDITTPFEPKPPVLTNETIPSTLTFNITVGTFLPDVQLVNLTINGVVLTVPQAVNLGCNIQNKTHANGSVNFVLKIPFGDDRVIKEVTSTGYVVTLPISIKDQYGNDLHSIMVSCDTPPNPPVCYPDGKIQVSVKKINNIPNMDLSRLSLMDRKCGPVSSDGITAQFTFTVNSCSTTRRFEGNMMIYENQISYVSAITGKVLFIMKVACNYTTNTTLVVDYIPTENPPPSLQTGFAPLDLVLRLSKGVDYSVFYEDPEYPVVKYLREPLYFEIELLYSSDPQLELFLDSCWATTSPDMRSLPAWPIIDNSCEHNEPYQTIFHSVMADARVQFPSHLKRFEVKTFTFMDGDITYTGEIYFHCDVIICGSNLGSDPACTQIGSCIPARQRLGRSVNTDYHRRISSRAVFLFASERNIDTKRFPNHQLLQDVHF, encoded by the exons ATGACAATGGTGGAGAAAATGGCTTTACTCTTACG GTTTACATTCCTAGCGGTTGTTTTGGCCAATGAAGCCTACACACAACTAAGCAGTAGCTCAG ATTTCATCATCTCCAGCTGCCGGAGGTCCCTGGTGCAGCTTGATCTGCCTGCGCAATATGTTATAAGGAACTATGTAAGGTTTTCTGCAGTCG ATGAGAATGGAGCAGCACATGTGATCAGTGACTCTCTGGCCACCCAGTGTGGGTACACCATATCCTATAATGACTGGGGGGACATCACTTTCAGGACCTCTCTCTACAGCTGTTATACACAGATTATG AATGACACCTACTACACAATATCGGTGAAGGTTGAGATCTCAACCAGGCGTGATATGGGAAATGCTGTGAGCTACATGAAGGTGGTCAGCTGTCCCTACGTATGGAGCCCTCGTGAAATGATCTGTGAAACAAACTACATGGAG GTGTCAGTCAGAAGGAAGATTCCAGTGATCTCTGAAGGAGTTTTCAGAAATGAGCCAGAGGACTGGTCAACTGCATTCACCCAG GCAGTGAGCGGCTTAATGTCTGTATGGCAAATAGTGTTTCACTTGTCTACAACTCAAAAAACTACAATGCTGATCGATGCTGCGCAAAGCCTCGGCTACGGGATCAACACAACTGAATCCAGAATCTTGTTGAGGACCCCCTACAATGCCACTCAAGCTATAGCTCAAAGG ATTGGTGGTGTGACATTCTCAACTGTACGAGCTACACTCTTCTACAAACAGCGCTGGTTCATCTTCTTGGTCGACAATGCTGTTGCCTGCCCACTGG ATGATGTCATGTTTGTGAATGGCTGGATTGTGTGGACTGTCCCGAAGAACCTTTCTCCACTTCTCACTGGTGCAAAAATTATCCAGAACAGTCGTATCCAGTTTGGTGTTGACCTTCTGAATCTAACAGATGATGAGATCCTTGCTAGAAACTATGATATCCTGGACAGAAACACGGTCACTGTAACAAGAATACCGGTGGGGGCTGTAGGAGGCTATTACAAG AGCCATTCTGTAGACTTCCAACATGGGATAACCTACACTATCCGCCCATTTCTTGAAAACATGTGGGTGGATGATGCCTGGGGAGTGTCAAAATACACAATCATTAAGGATATAACTACTCCCTTTGAACCAAAACCACCCGTCTTAACCAATG AAACCATACCATCAACTCTAACATTCAACATCACAGTTGGAACGTTTCTCCCAGATGTCCAGTTGGTTAATTTGACAATCAATGGCGTTGTATTGACAGTACCTCAAGCTGTTAATCTGGGTTGCAATATTCAGAATAAAACCCATGCGAATGGAAGTGTTAACTTTGTTCTTAAAATCCCTTTTGGTGATGACCGTGTGATAAAGGAG GTGACAAGCACAGGCTATGTGGTAACACTTCCTATAAGTATAAAAGATCAATATGGAAATGACCTTCATTCAATCATGGTTTCCTGCGACACTCCACCAAATCCACCTG TTTGTTATCCTGATGGAAAAATACAAGTTTCAGTAAAGAAAATAAACAATATCCCAAACATGGACTTATCTCGACTTTCGTTGATGGACCGCAAATGTGGGCCTGTTTCTTCTGATGGCATCACAGCGCAGTttacattcactgtgaacagctgTAGTACTACACGAAGG TTTGAGGGTAACATGATGATCTATGAAAATCAAATATCTTATGTCAGTGCCATAACTGGTAAAGTCCTATTCAT tatgaAGGTCGCTTGCAACTACACAACAAATACCACCTTGGTTGTGGACTACATCCCCACAGAGAACCCTCCTCCCAGCCTACAGACTGGATTCGCTCCTCTTGATTTGGTGTTGAGGCTTAGTAAAG GTGTTGACTACAGTGTCTTCTATGAAGATCCAGAATATCCAGTTGTGAAGTACTTAAGGGAACCCCTGTACTTTGAAATTGAGCTCCTATACAGTTCTGATCCACAGCTGGAACTCTTCTTGGACAGTTGCTGGGCTACTACATCCCCTGATATGAGAAGTCTTCCTGCATGGCCAATTATCGACAACAG TTGTGAACATAACGAACCCTACCAGACAATCTTCCACTCTGTAATGGCAGATGCCAGAGTACAGTTTCCATCACATCTAAAAAGATTTGAAGTGAAGACTTTTACTTTTATGGATGGGGATATAACCTACACAGGAGAG ATCTACTTTCACTGTGATGTGATTATCTGTGGTTCCAATCTGGGCTCTGACCCAGCCTGCACACAAATAGGATCCTGTATACCTGCCCGGCAGAGACTAG gacGGAGTGTGAACACTGACTACCACAGAAGAATCTCTTCCAGAGCGGTTTTCCTATTTGCATCAGAACGAAACATAGACACAAAGCGGT